In Arthrobacter sp. CJ23, the genomic window CTCGCCGCCACCGCACTGATCGGCCGCAATCCGGCCGCCCAGCCGGGCGAAACCGCAGAGCAGCTGCTCGCCGTCGCGGATCCGGGACGCTCCATCTCCAAGACGCACCTGCAGCTGCGGGTGGCAGACGGCGGCGTCTGGGTCACGGACCGCAATTCCACCAACGGCAGCGCCGTCACCACTCCCGACGGCATCCAGACCAGGCTCCACCCCGGGCACGCTTTGTTTGTGCGCCCGGGTTCCACCGTGCACTTTGGGGACCGCACCTTCCACCTAGGACAAGCATGAATTCACGGCCGGCAGTCCCTGCCGACACCCTTCCCCTCGAGCCCGGCTTCCGCCTCAACTACGGCTACGGCACCGACCGCGGGCTGCGGCGCGAACTGAACGAGGATTCCTTCATCGCCTCCGATCCCGTCTTCGCCGTGGCGGACGGCATGGGCGGCCATGAGGCCGGCGAGATCGCCAGCGGCACCTGCGTGCGGACCCTGGCGGCTGTGCCGCAGCTCTCGGCCGGCGTGCGTTCGGCGACGGCGGTGGACCTGCAGGCGTGCCTGCTCGACGCCGACTCCCGCATCCGCGCGGCCACCGGCGCCCGCGCCGGGACCACTCTGTCCGGCGTGGTGGTGGTGGAACAGATGGGGGTCCCGTACTGGCTGGTCATGAACATCGGCGACTCCCGGACCTACCGGCTCAGCCAGGGGGAGTTCTCCCAAGTCAGCGTGGACCACTCCGAGGTGCAGGAACTGGTGGATTCCGGGGAGATCACCCCCGAGCAGGCAGCCGTCCACCCCCGCCGCCATGTTGTCACCCGGGCCCTGGGCACCGGAGACGAGACCGAAGCCGACTTCTGGCTGCTCCCCATCCAGGAAGGCGACCGCGTGATGGTCTGCTCCGATGGGCTCAACGGGGAACTCGGCGACGAGCACCTGTTCCGGATCCTCAGCACCGTGGCCCACCCCCAGGACGCCGTGGACGCCCTGATCCAGGCCGCCCTGCGCAGCGGCGGCCGGGACAACGTGACGGTCATTGTCATCGACGCCCAGAACGTGTTCAACGACGCCGGCACCGCCACCACGGCGCCGCGGCAGGGCCACGCCGAGGACACCCTGCCCCGCTCGCAGTTGGTGAGCGCCGATGAAGGCAACCCACGCAGTGAAGGCAACACCGATGGCCGAAGCTAGGTACATTCCGGGCGGCTGGTTCGCCGTGGCCCGCTCCGGCACCGTGGTCCTCCTCGCACCGGAGACCCGTCCCGATCTCCTGGAGTCCGTCTGGACGCTGCTGGAATCGGCACCGGAAGCGCACGAGGTCCTGCACGCCGTCACGGATGCCTTCGGGGTGTCCCTGAGCCGGATTCCGCCCTTCGGCATCATCGACTCCAAGGAGTCCCTGCGGGTGTTCCTGCGGGGCGAAATGGAACTCTCCGTTGATCTGGGGTCGGAAACGGAACGGCTCAGCGGGCGCGACGTCACCACGTGGACGGAACGCCGGATTTCGGGCGCTGCCTCCTACCGGCTCAGGATCGGGCCGGTTGCCGCGCCCGGTGTTTCCGGCCGTGAAGGCAAGGGCCGTGAAGGCCTCAATAGTGATGGCCCGACGGCGGCTTCCGGACTGCCGCTCGGCGACGCCGTGGTGCTGCTCTCCGCCCTTGACGTTTCCTTCACGGGCGGGGAACCGGCGGCCGGCGACGGGGTAGCCGGGTCGGTGTCCGGAGAACTTGCGCTGATTGAAGCCGTGCCGGTTGAGGCCGCGCCGGTTGAGGCCGTGCCGGTTGAAGCCGCGCCGGTTGAAGAAGTGCCGGTTGAAGCCGCGCCGGTTGAAGAAGTGCCTGTCGAAACTGTGCTGGGCTTTGAGGCAGAGGCCCATGCTGATGCCAATGCCAATGCCAATGCCAATGCCAATGCCAATGCCAATGCCAATGCTGATGCTGACGCAGACCTGGGCCTCACGATCGCGCCCGGCCAGCCCCACCCCTTGGACTCCCCGGCGGCGGCTCCCGCCGAGGTTCCGGAGCAGCCGGCCATGGCCGCGTCCATCCTGCACCCCGAGGAGAACACCAGCAGCTACGACCACCTCTGGGACAAGACGGTCATGCGGAACATCGAGGACGCCGCAGTACGGGTGGATCCGGACGCCGACGAGCATGCCGAACCTCAGCCGCCCGTGGCAGGCGAAGCCTTCCGAGCCCAGGTCCTTCCGGCGGGGGAAGAGGAAGACGTCCTGGCCGAAGCACCGGCAGCTGCCGCCGTTGTCGAGCCACCGGCCGTCGAGCCTTTTGCACCCATCGCCAGCGGCCTGATCGATTCCGTCCCTTGGAGCACCGGCGGCACGCCCATGCCTGCTCCGGCGCGCCAGGCCCCAACCGGGAAGCCAGCCCAGGAGCCGGCCCCGGCGCCCATCCAGCAGCCCGCGTGGCTGCCAGCCGTCCCGGCCGGCGTTCCCGCGCCGCCGAGCGCCGCACCGCAAACCACCAGCGAACCGGCACCGGCACCGGAACCCGGTGAGGACCCGGGCTACGACCACGACGGCCAGACGATCGTCAAGAGCAGCCTCGGCACGGTGGACACGGTTCCCGAGGCGCCGTCCCAGGCCGCGGTGCACTCCAACGGCCCCACGGTGCTGGCCAGGGTCTGCCCGCAGGGCCACGCCAACCCGCCCACGTACTCCCAGTGCGCGGCCTGCGGCCTGTCGCTCCCCGGGGACGGCCGCCAGGTGCCGCGCCCCCGTCTGGGCCGCATGCGCCTGTCCACCGGTGAAGTGATCGACCTCGATCAATCGCTCATCATCGGCCGGCAGCCCTCCGTTTCCCGCGTCCAGGGCGGCGTCATGCCCAAGCTGGTCCAGGTGGGCAGTCCCGGAGGCGACATTTCACGTTCACACGTGGAGGTGCGGCTGGAAGGCTGGCACGTCATGCTGTGCGACCTCAAGGCCACCAACGGCACCGTGCTGGTCCGTGAAGGCCAGGCCCCGCGCCGTCTCGCCCAGAGCGAGATGGCCATCCTGCTGGACGGCGACATCGCCGAACTGGGGGACAACATTTCATTGCGTTTCGAGGAGATTCTGTGAGTTCCAAGCGGCCGCCCGCCCCGCCGCCACCCCTGCCCGGGTACCAATACATCAGCCTGCTCGGCTCCGGCGGATTCTCCGACGTGTACCTGTACGAGCAGGACCGGCCGCGCCGCAAGGTCGCCGTCAAGGTCCTGCTTTCGGACCTGAAGACCGAGGGCGCCCGGCGCAGCTTCGAGTCCGAGGCCAACCTGATGGCGCAGCTGTCCTCGCACCCGTACATCGTGACCATCTTCGAGGCCCAGATCACCGAGAACGGCCATTCCTACCTCGCCATGGAGTACTGCTCCCGGCCGAGCCTGGATGTCCGTTACCGCCGCCAGCGCTTCAGCGTGGACGAGGTCCTGGCCGTCGGCATCCAGGTGGCGTCCGCCGTCGAGACGGCGCACCGGGCCGGGATTGTGCACCGCGACATCAAGCCCGCCAACATCCTGGTGACGGACTACAACCGGCCCGCCCTGACCGACTTCGGCATCTCCGGCGTGATCGGCGCGGACGACGACCAGGACGCCGGGATGTCCATTCCCTGGTCTCCGCCCGAGCAGTTCCGGGGCGGCGCTGTGGACGGCGTCCCGGTGGACGTGTGGGCGCTCGGCGCCACCCTGTACACGCTCCTCGCCGGACGCTCCCCGTTCGTGCTCCCCGGCCAGGACAACTCGCAGCGGGAATTGATCTCGCGCATCACCAACTCGCCCGTGCCGCGCCTTGGCCGGGCGGACGTCCCGGAATCCCTGGAACTGGTCCTGGCCACGGCCATGGCGAAGTCCCCGGTCTCGCGGTACTCCTCGGCGCACACCTTCGCCCTGGCCCTGCAGCGCATCCAGGCCGAATTGAACCTTTCCGTCACGCCGTTCGAGGTCCTCGAGGAACCGCACCACGGGGACGATTCGCACCCGGATGACGGGTTCGAGGAAACCCGCGTCCGCAGCATCGCCTCGATCGATCCCGACGGCGGCACGGCCTCCACGGCGTCCGCCCCCACCTTCCCGGCCCGGACGTTCCCCGCCACTGTTCCGGAGCCGGGCCCGGCTGCGCCCGCCCCGGCCCCGGCGTCGGCACGGCCGACGGTGCCTGCCTCCGCGCCCGCCCCGGCCCAGCCGGAAAGCACAGCCGAGTCCACGGTGCTCCGCGGCTGGATTCCCCAGGGACCGCCTTCGGCCGCGCCCGCCGGCCGCCTGCCGGGTGACGACGTGGACCTCGCCGCAACCGTCAACCGGCCCGCCGTAGCCGCGGAGCCCGGAGCCGACCCCGCCGGGGACGGGCCGGCGGACCACCGCAAGCGCAACCTCTGGCTCGCCGCCGCCGGTGCAGCGGTCCTGGCGTCCGCCATCGTGGTGGGCATTGTGCTGGGTTCCGGTGCCCAACCGAAGGTCCAGCCCGCCGAACAGGGCAGCAAGCCCCCCGCTGACGCGCTGGACAGCGGCAACGTTCCCGAGATCGAAGGCCTCGCCGGGGCGCGGGATGCCAAGGACCCGAACATCATCGTCTTCACGTGGAAGAACCCCGATCCCAAGGCAGGCGACAAGTACAAGTACCGGCAGAAGTCGGCCAAGTCCGAGGGAACATATGAGACGGCGCTGGGCGAGAGAGCCGCAGTCTCCGGGCTGGGCGAGGCGCCCATCTGCGTCCAGGTCATCATCGTCCGCGCAGACGGTGAGGCATCGCCCGGAGGCCCGGACTCCATCGCTTGCCTGGACTCGTGACCGGCACATGATACGTACACACAGCCGTCTGAGGAGGCACCGAAAATGGGGGATCTAGCCATAGATTTCTGCGGGGAATGGTACGAACCGTCAGATGAGGACGTATTCGACATAGGCCGCGAGGGCGACCTGGAGGTTGACGACAACCCCTACCTGCACCGGCGCTTCCTGCAGATTGCCCGCTACGACGGCATCTGGTGGCTGAGCAACGTGGGCAGCATGCTGTCCGCCACGATCGCCGACGGCACCGGCGGGATGCAGGCCTGGCTCTCGCCCGGGGCGCGGATCCCGTTGGTGTTCAGCCACACGAACGTCATCTTCACGGCCGGGCCCACCACCTATGAGTTCGCCGTGCACCTGAAGACCCCGTCCTTCCGGCAGGAAGCCCGCGAGGACGAGTCTGCCGGTGACACCACCATCGGCCCCGTGGTGTTCACCGATTCGCAGAAGGCCCTGATCGTGGCCCTCGCCGAACCCATGCTGCGCCGCGACGGCACGGGCTTCAGCGCCATCCCATCCTCCGCGGAGGCCGCCAAGCGGCTCGGCTGGGCACTGACCCGCTTCAACCGGAAGCTGGACAACGTGTGCGACAAGCTGGACCGCGTGGGCGTCGTCGGACTGCGCGGGGGCGGCGGCAAACTCGCCACCAACCGCCGTGCCCGGCTGGTGGAGCACGCCGTCACCTCGCACCTGGTCACAGCCGGCGATCTGCATTTGCTTGAAAAGATGAGGGGAGCCGAAGAGGCGTGAAGTTCCGACTGACCCTGCGGCGCGATCCTGCCGAAGCCAAGGACCTCGCCGTCACCGTGGACGGCCGCGCCACCGTGGGTGACATCGCCGGCGAACTGTGGGCGGCCGACCCTGCCCGCAAAGGCACCTCCGCCCCGCCCAGGCTCTCGATCAGGATCGATGAAGCCTTCGTCGCCGGCGGCATGACGGGCAATGTCCTGAACCCCGCGGACAACCTGCTCGAATCCGGGCTGCGGCCCGGCTCCACCGTCTCGCTCATGGAGCTGAGTGAACAGTTCGCGTCGAACGGACACAGCCGCGGTCCCGCGGCGGCGACCCTGCGCGTGATCTCAGGGCCCGACGTCGGGCGCGAGTTTTCGCTGCCGTTCGGCACCAGCTATATCGGCCGGGACCGGGACGCGGACATCCGGCTCAGCGATCCCATGACGTCCAAGCGGCACGCCCGCGTCACCGTCGGCGAGACCGTGGAAATCGTGGACACCAACTCGGCCAACGGCCTGCTCATGGACGGGCTGCCGGTCACCCGGGCCACGCTCGAATCATCGGACAGCGTCACCCTGGGCGACACCACCGTGGGCGTCGTTTCCCTCACCCGGAACCACGGTGCCGCACCCAGTTCGCCCCTGGTGGACTTCAACCGCTCCCCGCGGGTGGTACCCCGCTTCGACTCTCCCAAGCGCGTGCCGCCCGCCGGACCCAAGCGGCCCGAAGACCAGCCCTTCCCGTACATCATGCTGATGGCACCCCTGATCATGGGGGCGCTCATGTTCGCCTTCACGCAGAACCTGCTGTCCGTGGTGTTCATGGCCATGATGCCGATGTTCCTGATCGGCCATTACGTGGACCAGAAGATGCAGAACAAGCGCCGGGCCAAGGAAGGCCACAAACACTTCCAGAGCTCCATGCTGGCGTTCCGCGAGGACATCGACCGGCAACAGAACATCGAACGCTCCGTCCGGCTGCAGGAGGCCCCCTCGGTCAGCGACACCGTGGACGCGGTGTACAAGCTGGGCCCCCTGCTCTGGACCAACAGGCCCGAGCACAGCGGCTTCCTGGGTGTCCGATTCGGACTGGGCACGGCGCCGTCGCGCATTGAATTCGAGGAACCGGGCACCAACGAGACCGAACCACGCTACATGCGCGAGATCCAGGAGTGCCTGCAGCAGGTCCGGGTCATCGAAGGCGTGCCGATCGTGTCCCAGCTGCGGACCTCGGGCTCGTTCGGCGTGGCCGGTGACCGCGGCCTGGTGGACGACGTGGCCCGCGGCATGGTCCTGCAGCTCGTGGGGCTGCATTCGCCCGCGGAACTGGTCCTCACGGCCCTGACCTCGCCCCGTTCCCGGGAACGCTGGGACTGGCTTCAATGGCTCCCGCACGTCGGCTCGGGCCACAGCCCGCTCGGCGGCGACCACCTGGCCGCCGGCCCTGCCGCCGGTGCCTCCCTGTTGTCCCGGCTCGAAGACCTCGTGGAGCAGCGCGAAGCCGCTGCCAAGGCGGCAGGCCCGGCCCTGCGGCCCGGACTGCCCGACGAACACGGCGAGGTGCCGGACCCGCTCCTGCCTGCCGTGCTGGTGGTGGTCGAAGACGACGCGCCGGTGGACCGCGGCCGGCTGACCCGGCTGCTGGAGCGCGGGCCGGACGCCGGCCTCCACGTGATGTGGGTTGCCGCCAACGTCCAGTCGCTCCCGGCCGCGTGCCGTGACTTCCTTGCCGTCGACGGCCACCACGGCACCACCACTGGCCAGGTCCGGCTGGGCCGGCACAGCTACCCGGTCAGCTGCGAGAGCCTCGACGCGGAACTGGCCACCCAGCTGGCGCGCATGATGGCCCCGGTGGTGGACGTCGGCAAGCCGGTGGATGACGAATCCGACCTGCCCCGCGCCGTTTCCTATGCCACGCTCATCGGCAAAGACCTCATGGACAAGCCGCAGGCCGTGGCCGAACGCTGGCAGGAAAACAACTCCGTCCACGCCACCGCGGTGCCCAACCGCAAGGACAACGGAAGCCTCCGGGCCCTGGTGGGGTCCAAAGGCGTGGAGCCCTTCCACCTGGACCTCAAGAACGAGGGCCCGCACGCCCTGGTGGGCGGCACCACCGGCGCCGGCAAGTCCGAATTCCTGCAGTCCTGGGTGATGGGCATGGCCTCTGCCTACAGCCCGGACCGGGTCAGTTTCCTCTTTGTGGACTACAAGGGCGGTGCGGCCTTTGCCGACTGCCTGCACCTGCCGCACACCGTGGGCCTGGTGACCGACCTGTCCCCGCACCTGGTCCGGCGGGCCCTGACCTCGCTCCGCGCCGAGCTGCACTACCGGGAACGCCTGCTCAACCGGAAGAAGGCCAAGGACCTGCTCGCGCTGCAGCGCGAAGCCGATCCCGAGGCGCCGCCCTACCTCATCATCATCGTGGACGAGTTTGCCGCGCTGGCCACCGAGGTCCCGGAATTCGTGGACGGGGTGGTGGACGTGGCCGCCCGTGGCCGCTCGCTCGGGCTGCACCTGATCCTGGCCACGCAGCGCCCCGCCGGTGTCATCCGTGACAGCCTGCGGGCCAACACCAACCTCCGTGTTGCCCTGCGCATGGCCGATGAGGAGGACGCCGTGGACATTCTCGGCGTACCCACGGCCGCATACTTCGACCCGTCCATTCCCGGCCGTGGCGCCGCCAAGACCGGCCCGGGCAGGATCCAGGGCTTCCAGACCGGCTACGCCGGCGGCTGGACCACGGAGAAACCGCAGCGGCCACGGATCGACATCGTGGAAATGGCGTTCGGCTCCGGTCCCAGCTGGGAAGCACCCGCGCCGGTGGACGCCGTCAAGGAAGAACCGGCCGGGCCCAACGACATCGCCCGGATGACGGCCAACATCATCCGCGCGGCCGACTCGCTGGGCATCGAACCGCCCCGCAAGCCATGGCTCAACGAACTCGCCACCACCTACGACTTCTCCAGGCTGCCCAACCCGCGCACCGATGAGCGCCTGCTGCTGGGCGTGGCCGACGATCCGGCGCACCAGGACCAGCCCACCGTGTTCTACGAACCGGACAAGGACGGCAACATGGCCGTCTACGGCACCGGCGGCTCCGGAAAGTCGGCGGCGCTGCGCGGCATCGCCATCGCCGCGGCCGTGACGCCGCGCGGCGGGCCCGTGCATGTCTACGGCATCGACTGCGGCTCCTCGGGGCTGAAGATGCTCGACGGCCTGCCGCACGTGGGGGAGATCATCAGCGGCGACGACGTGGAACGCGTGGGCCGCCTGCTGCGCTGGCTCAAGGACGTCGCCGAGGACCGTGCCGCGCGCTTCTCCGATGTGCGCGCCTCCACCATCGTGGAGTACCGCAAGCTGGCGAACCGCCCGGACGAGAAGCGGATCTTCATCCTGGTGGACGGCATGTCAGCCTTCCGGGAAGGCTACGAATACAGCCGCCTGTCCGCGCTGTGGGACATCTTCCTGCAACTGGCCACGGACGGCCGGCCCCTGGGCATCCACCTGGTGGTCAGCGGGGACCGGCCGAACTCCGTTCCGGCCTCCCTGCTGGCATCGATCCAGCGGCGGCTGGTCCTCCGTCTGTCCTCCGAGGACGACTACATGACCCTGGACGTGCCCAAGGACGTGCTCAATGCTGCCTCGCCGCCGGGGCGCGGCCTGCTGGGCGGCCTCGAGGTCCAGCTGGCCGTGCTGGGCGGCAACTCGAACCTGGCCCTGCAGGCACGGGAGCTGAGCAAGCTCGGCCAGGCCATGCGCCGGCAGGGCCTCGAAGCCGCGCCGCAGATCCAGCGGCTGCCCGAACTCGTGGGCCTGGACATCCTGCCGGCCGGCACCACGGACCAGCCGGTCATCGGCGTCGACGACGACACCCTGGGTCCCGCGTCGATCGTGGCCAAAGGCCCGCTGCTGCTGGCCGGGCCGCCCGGCGCCGGACGCACCACGGCCCTCGTCACCCTGGCCCATGCACTGCGGCGTTCCAACCCGGGAACCGAGCTCATCTACCTCGGGGCGCGCCGCTCCGCGGTCGGCTCCCTGGACATCTGGAGCCGCTCGCTGGTGGGCGCGGACGCCGTGGCGGAGACGGTGGAAGGCTTGATCGAACACTCCACGGAGCACCCGGGAACCATCGCCATCTTCATCGAGGGCCTCACGGAGTTCACGGACACCCTGGCCGAATCCGGCGTGGGCCGCCTGGTCACGGCGTCCATCAAGGCCGAGCAATGGGTGGTGGGCGAATCCGAAAGCTCCACCTGGTCCCAGGCCTGGTCCCTGTCGCAGCCGTTCAAGTCCGGCCGACGCGGCCTCCTGGTGAACCCCGGGGACATGGAGGGCGACAGCCTGCTCAACACCTCGCTGGGCCGGATCAGCCCGGACTTCATCCCCGGCCGCGGCTACATCGTGGGCCGCGGAAAGGTCCGCAAACTGCAGATCGCGCTGCCGCCGGAAAACGGCCGCTGACCGTCTCCGGGGCCCGCTTGCGGCGGGTCTCGGGGGGAGGCAGGAACCGGGTCCCGGGGCCCGCTGCTGCCGGTCCCGTTGCCGACGGCTGCCTGGATGGATTTGCGAAGGCCGGGTGGGCTGTAGGAAAATTCCGGAAACACCCCCAACTTTGGGCGACCCAACCGCCAGCCGAGGTACCCATGATCCGTCGATCTTCCGCACCCTCCGCCGCCGCCCGGCGCACTGTGCTCTCCGTACCCCTCGCCGGTGTTGCGCTGGCCCTATCCCTGTGCGCTTTCCCCGTGGTGGCCGCGCACGCCGAACCGGCCTGCCCGCCAGGAACGGTCTGCATCCCCACGGTCCCGGGAACCCCTTCGGAAAGCCCCACCCCGGATCCTGCACCGCAGCCGGCCGAGAAGCAACGGCCCACCGTCTCTCCCGAGCCTCCGGTGGTGACACAGCCGCCCGCGCCTGTGGTCCCGGTGGCCCCGCAGCCCACGCAGACGCCGGAGCCTTCCGCCACCGCGGAGGAAACGCCCTCACCGGAACCCACCACCACGGAGACCGCCACGTCGTCGGCCACGCCCTCGTCCACATCCAGCCCCTCGGTGTCGTCGAACTGGAACACGCCCATTGAGGACGGCAAGACGAAGGCACAGGCCGCCACGCTGGCGTCCGACAACGGCAACGGCCCCAACATGTTCGGCCTGTTCGCAATCATGGGCGGCGTGCTGCTGGTAGGCCTCGGCGGCATGGGCTTCGCACTGTGGATGCGTAACCGGGTGGCATCCCACTGACGCTGGCCGCCGGTCAGCAGTGCCCGACGGCGTAAGTCACCGACGGGGGCGCCAAGCAGTTTGAATGTCGGCCCCGTGCGGCAAGATAGGACTGTGAGCACAGCAGAAATCGCAGATCCGGCAGACACGAACCCGTCCGAGGCATTGCGGGACGAGTACCAGAACCTGGCCGATCTGGTCCGCAAATACCGCTACGCCTATTACCAGGAGGACGCCCCCACGGTGTCCGACGCCGAGTTCGACGAACTCTACAGGCGCTTGGAGGAGCTCGAGGCGCTGCACCCGGAGCTGGTCTCCAACGACTCGCCCACCCAGGAAGTCGGCGGCGAGGTGTCCGCGGCCTTCGCCGCGGTGGAGCACCTGCAACGGATGTACAGCCTGGAGGACGTCTTCTCGCTGGAGGAGCTTGAGGCCTGGGTTCGCAAGGCCGAGGCCTCCGTGGAAAAACTG contains:
- a CDS encoding serine/threonine-protein kinase, coding for MSSKRPPAPPPPLPGYQYISLLGSGGFSDVYLYEQDRPRRKVAVKVLLSDLKTEGARRSFESEANLMAQLSSHPYIVTIFEAQITENGHSYLAMEYCSRPSLDVRYRRQRFSVDEVLAVGIQVASAVETAHRAGIVHRDIKPANILVTDYNRPALTDFGISGVIGADDDQDAGMSIPWSPPEQFRGGAVDGVPVDVWALGATLYTLLAGRSPFVLPGQDNSQRELISRITNSPVPRLGRADVPESLELVLATAMAKSPVSRYSSAHTFALALQRIQAELNLSVTPFEVLEEPHHGDDSHPDDGFEETRVRSIASIDPDGGTASTASAPTFPARTFPATVPEPGPAAPAPAPASARPTVPASAPAPAQPESTAESTVLRGWIPQGPPSAAPAGRLPGDDVDLAATVNRPAVAAEPGADPAGDGPADHRKRNLWLAAAGAAVLASAIVVGIVLGSGAQPKVQPAEQGSKPPADALDSGNVPEIEGLAGARDAKDPNIIVFTWKNPDPKAGDKYKYRQKSAKSEGTYETALGERAAVSGLGEAPICVQVIIVRADGEASPGGPDSIACLDS
- a CDS encoding PP2C family serine/threonine-protein phosphatase, encoding MNSRPAVPADTLPLEPGFRLNYGYGTDRGLRRELNEDSFIASDPVFAVADGMGGHEAGEIASGTCVRTLAAVPQLSAGVRSATAVDLQACLLDADSRIRAATGARAGTTLSGVVVVEQMGVPYWLVMNIGDSRTYRLSQGEFSQVSVDHSEVQELVDSGEITPEQAAVHPRRHVVTRALGTGDETEADFWLLPIQEGDRVMVCSDGLNGELGDEHLFRILSTVAHPQDAVDALIQAALRSGGRDNVTVIVIDAQNVFNDAGTATTAPRQGHAEDTLPRSQLVSADEGNPRSEGNTDGRS
- a CDS encoding FtsK/SpoIIIE domain-containing protein, whose amino-acid sequence is MKFRLTLRRDPAEAKDLAVTVDGRATVGDIAGELWAADPARKGTSAPPRLSIRIDEAFVAGGMTGNVLNPADNLLESGLRPGSTVSLMELSEQFASNGHSRGPAAATLRVISGPDVGREFSLPFGTSYIGRDRDADIRLSDPMTSKRHARVTVGETVEIVDTNSANGLLMDGLPVTRATLESSDSVTLGDTTVGVVSLTRNHGAAPSSPLVDFNRSPRVVPRFDSPKRVPPAGPKRPEDQPFPYIMLMAPLIMGALMFAFTQNLLSVVFMAMMPMFLIGHYVDQKMQNKRRAKEGHKHFQSSMLAFREDIDRQQNIERSVRLQEAPSVSDTVDAVYKLGPLLWTNRPEHSGFLGVRFGLGTAPSRIEFEEPGTNETEPRYMREIQECLQQVRVIEGVPIVSQLRTSGSFGVAGDRGLVDDVARGMVLQLVGLHSPAELVLTALTSPRSRERWDWLQWLPHVGSGHSPLGGDHLAAGPAAGASLLSRLEDLVEQREAAAKAAGPALRPGLPDEHGEVPDPLLPAVLVVVEDDAPVDRGRLTRLLERGPDAGLHVMWVAANVQSLPAACRDFLAVDGHHGTTTGQVRLGRHSYPVSCESLDAELATQLARMMAPVVDVGKPVDDESDLPRAVSYATLIGKDLMDKPQAVAERWQENNSVHATAVPNRKDNGSLRALVGSKGVEPFHLDLKNEGPHALVGGTTGAGKSEFLQSWVMGMASAYSPDRVSFLFVDYKGGAAFADCLHLPHTVGLVTDLSPHLVRRALTSLRAELHYRERLLNRKKAKDLLALQREADPEAPPYLIIIVDEFAALATEVPEFVDGVVDVAARGRSLGLHLILATQRPAGVIRDSLRANTNLRVALRMADEEDAVDILGVPTAAYFDPSIPGRGAAKTGPGRIQGFQTGYAGGWTTEKPQRPRIDIVEMAFGSGPSWEAPAPVDAVKEEPAGPNDIARMTANIIRAADSLGIEPPRKPWLNELATTYDFSRLPNPRTDERLLLGVADDPAHQDQPTVFYEPDKDGNMAVYGTGGSGKSAALRGIAIAAAVTPRGGPVHVYGIDCGSSGLKMLDGLPHVGEIISGDDVERVGRLLRWLKDVAEDRAARFSDVRASTIVEYRKLANRPDEKRIFILVDGMSAFREGYEYSRLSALWDIFLQLATDGRPLGIHLVVSGDRPNSVPASLLASIQRRLVLRLSSEDDYMTLDVPKDVLNAASPPGRGLLGGLEVQLAVLGGNSNLALQARELSKLGQAMRRQGLEAAPQIQRLPELVGLDILPAGTTDQPVIGVDDDTLGPASIVAKGPLLLAGPPGAGRTTALVTLAHALRRSNPGTELIYLGARRSAVGSLDIWSRSLVGADAVAETVEGLIEHSTEHPGTIAIFIEGLTEFTDTLAESGVGRLVTASIKAEQWVVGESESSTWSQAWSLSQPFKSGRRGLLVNPGDMEGDSLLNTSLGRISPDFIPGRGYIVGRGKVRKLQIALPPENGR